The Sphingobacterium bambusae genome includes a window with the following:
- a CDS encoding McrC family protein, producing MLKNGTRHIVVFEHQKLVFKLGDSDEQSLHDALVAFHGVYTPFFKLIRHGVQFCEYVGVLQVGDVLIEVLPKADKKENENDQQKWQGLLINMIRTVWGFPVKDSGSSNLKLQHNSVLDLYFELYIVELESLLHHGLVKKYLREEKNATALKGKLSFSKHLQKNLVHQERFYIETTKYSVDHELHQILYAALQLLSRVNRNNLLASKIGNLLLNFPEQRGIKINSFTFSRITYNRKTIVYQRAMEIAELLLLNYHPDFSKGRKNVLALLFDMNVLWEQFVLRVLQKHLPTYQVSGQITKKFWRSNNTSSAMRPDIVLVDRTTNSVVVLDTKWKNLNGYSPSPDDLRQMYIYHEYFQAKKVALIYPGDGEALKGQFYHRSQNALDDKHCHVIIIPSDENFKLWQKLIVKEVNSLMFN from the coding sequence ATGCTTAAAAACGGTACTCGACATATAGTAGTATTCGAGCATCAAAAGCTTGTTTTTAAACTGGGTGATTCAGACGAACAGTCTTTGCATGATGCGCTAGTGGCTTTTCACGGTGTTTACACGCCTTTTTTCAAATTGATTCGTCACGGAGTTCAATTTTGTGAATACGTGGGTGTACTACAGGTCGGGGATGTCTTGATAGAGGTCTTGCCGAAAGCTGATAAAAAAGAAAATGAAAACGATCAACAAAAGTGGCAAGGTTTGTTGATCAACATGATTCGTACGGTTTGGGGATTCCCGGTGAAAGATAGTGGTTCATCCAATCTTAAACTGCAACACAACTCGGTTTTAGATCTTTATTTCGAGCTTTATATCGTTGAATTAGAATCCCTGCTTCATCACGGTTTGGTCAAGAAGTACCTCCGCGAAGAAAAGAATGCGACGGCGCTGAAAGGTAAATTGTCTTTCTCTAAGCATCTGCAGAAAAACCTCGTTCACCAAGAGCGATTCTATATCGAAACGACCAAATATTCGGTAGATCATGAGCTGCATCAGATCCTATATGCCGCATTGCAATTGCTATCACGTGTGAATAGGAATAATTTATTAGCTTCTAAAATTGGGAATCTTTTGTTGAATTTTCCAGAACAGCGAGGAATTAAGATCAATAGCTTCACTTTTTCTAGGATAACCTACAATAGAAAAACTATCGTATATCAGCGCGCTATGGAAATCGCCGAATTGCTTCTGCTAAATTACCATCCTGACTTTAGTAAAGGTCGTAAGAATGTGCTAGCGCTATTGTTCGATATGAATGTTTTATGGGAGCAGTTCGTTTTACGCGTTTTACAAAAGCACCTACCGACATACCAAGTGAGTGGGCAGATCACTAAGAAGTTTTGGAGATCTAATAATACGAGTTCTGCAATGAGACCTGATATCGTTTTGGTTGATAGGACGACTAACAGTGTGGTCGTTTTAGACACCAAATGGAAAAATTTGAACGGATATAGCCCTTCTCCAGATGATTTAAGACAAATGTATATTTATCACGAATATTTTCAGGCTAAAAAAGTTGCGTTGATATATCCAGGCGATGGCGAGGCGCTCAAAGGGCAGTTTTATCATAGGAGCCAAAACGCACTTGACGATAAACATTGTCACGTTATTATAATCCCCTCTGATGAGAATTTCAAATTATGGCAGAAACTTATTGTAAAGGAGGTGAATAGTTTAATGTTTAATTGA
- a CDS encoding McrB family protein, whose product MADPRYQLIEDFKYEWPLERIKNMTLQEYSNRQKNSFCYWLEAKVDKLGSIWGGSSFKFGIYEKDQKHKNYVSDGRRSDAEYAWYAKYGESREEVFDNIRVMLVTIVEAAIAHRFEDIDGIQLSDTLKWKLAFIYSDFKLLNIFKKQKLVDISQQLNLNVDNKDTFYQLQRQILSTKPADQDYFEFGDQFWQALETDEVQIEVSTNNLENQYTDMVDRSLNQILYGPPGTGKTYHTINKAISIANPNFNLKQDRSFVKEEYQQLVEAGQIVFTTFHQSMSYEDFVEGIKPDLQEDSEGNESVVYRLKDGIFKEVVRSARKNVAIVDNQLQAYGFEDAWGDLIQLTQEKLSANSFIELPLLTDSKTIDIVNITSNGNLKLKPKQGREKGYTISYNRLRKLYDAIKDLSTINNIDKEFRAVIGGSNSSAYWSVLNYVSNLVKSKAPISKENKAELLPHVLIIDEINRGNVSAIFGELITLIEDSKRAGMPEQLEVTLPYSKEKFSVPSNLYIIGTMNTADRSVEALDSALRRRFVFEEMMPNYQLSQMQQMVFGYPASSILETINKRIELLIDRDHCIGHAYFLGKDEESVIDSFYKNIIPLLQEYFFGDYGKIGLVLGKGFVEIEESKSNIFADFEYDYKEDFANKPIYRIIDYRNQTNSKIDFGKAIELLMGNA is encoded by the coding sequence ATGGCTGATCCAAGATATCAATTGATTGAAGACTTTAAGTACGAATGGCCGCTGGAGCGCATCAAAAACATGACTTTGCAGGAGTACAGCAATCGCCAGAAAAATTCCTTTTGTTATTGGTTAGAGGCTAAGGTCGATAAACTAGGAAGTATTTGGGGCGGTTCCTCTTTCAAGTTTGGCATTTACGAAAAGGATCAAAAGCATAAGAACTATGTGAGCGATGGACGCCGCAGTGATGCGGAGTATGCTTGGTACGCTAAATACGGCGAATCAAGAGAAGAGGTGTTCGATAATATAAGAGTTATGTTGGTAACGATAGTCGAAGCGGCTATAGCGCACCGATTTGAAGATATTGATGGCATACAATTGAGCGATACTCTAAAATGGAAATTGGCTTTCATATATAGTGATTTTAAGTTACTTAACATTTTTAAGAAACAGAAGCTTGTAGATATTAGTCAACAGTTGAATCTCAATGTTGATAATAAGGATACTTTCTATCAATTACAGAGGCAAATTCTGAGTACAAAGCCTGCGGATCAAGATTATTTTGAATTTGGGGATCAGTTCTGGCAAGCTCTCGAAACTGATGAAGTACAAATTGAGGTCAGCACGAATAATTTAGAAAATCAATATACTGATATGGTGGATCGCTCACTTAACCAAATATTATACGGCCCTCCGGGTACAGGAAAGACTTACCACACAATAAACAAAGCAATTTCAATCGCGAATCCGAATTTTAATTTAAAACAAGATCGATCTTTTGTAAAGGAAGAATACCAGCAATTGGTGGAAGCGGGGCAAATTGTCTTTACTACTTTTCACCAATCGATGAGTTACGAAGATTTTGTGGAAGGGATTAAGCCCGATCTGCAAGAGGATAGCGAGGGAAATGAGTCGGTAGTTTATAGGCTTAAAGATGGGATTTTTAAAGAGGTGGTAAGATCCGCTAGAAAGAATGTTGCTATCGTTGATAATCAGTTGCAGGCCTACGGTTTTGAAGATGCTTGGGGAGATCTTATTCAATTGACCCAAGAAAAATTGTCTGCGAATAGCTTTATCGAATTGCCACTTTTGACTGATTCAAAAACGATCGACATCGTAAATATTACAAGTAATGGTAATCTCAAACTTAAACCTAAGCAAGGTAGGGAGAAAGGGTATACGATTTCATACAATAGATTACGTAAGTTGTACGATGCCATTAAAGATCTTTCGACCATTAATAATATTGATAAGGAGTTTAGGGCTGTCATTGGCGGATCGAATAGTTCGGCGTATTGGTCGGTGTTGAATTATGTAAGTAATCTAGTCAAATCAAAAGCTCCAATTAGTAAAGAGAACAAGGCAGAATTATTACCGCATGTACTCATTATTGACGAAATCAACCGCGGGAATGTATCCGCCATCTTTGGGGAATTGATTACACTGATCGAGGATTCTAAGCGCGCGGGTATGCCCGAGCAGCTGGAGGTAACGCTGCCCTACAGTAAGGAAAAGTTTTCCGTTCCTTCTAACTTGTACATTATCGGTACGATGAACACAGCAGATCGTTCGGTAGAAGCATTGGATAGTGCGCTGCGGAGACGATTTGTTTTTGAAGAGATGATGCCTAACTATCAGTTGTCCCAAATGCAGCAAATGGTATTTGGTTATCCAGCATCCTCGATCTTAGAAACGATCAATAAGCGTATTGAACTACTGATTGATCGCGATCATTGTATTGGTCATGCCTATTTTCTAGGTAAAGATGAAGAAAGTGTGATAGACTCGTTCTACAAAAATATCATTCCATTGCTACAAGAATATTTCTTTGGCGACTACGGTAAGATCGGACTAGTATTGGGCAAAGGTTTTGTAGAAATAGAGGAGAGCAAAAGCAATATTTTTGCGGATTTCGAATATGACTATAAAGAAGATTTCGCTAATAAACCCATTTACCGAATCATAGATTATCGCAATCAAACCAATAGCAAGATTGATTTTGGTAAAGCCATTGAATTATTGATGGGAAATGCTTAA
- a CDS encoding type I restriction endonuclease subunit R: protein MKYTELQLEQSFIHLLTSERYRYVSGATINRTSNQEVLLMEDLRNHLITRYSDLEEIELENLVNEIAFQSASNLYESNKYICKLLSDGLIFKRNNPAKKDLHIRYVDVDNVSNNFFKIVNQLEIQGTELRIPDLILYINGIPVVVFEFKTTIEEEITIHDAYKQLTIRYRRDIPELMKYNVFCVISDGVNNKAGTVFSSYEFFYGWNKITGDEKKALTGIETTTSIVHGMLNHNRLLDIIHHFVLFPDTSKHEVKILTRYPQYYAANKLYENILAHRKPHGDGKGGTYFGATGCGKSFTMLYLSRLLMRSTDFASPTIIIISDRTDLDDQLSRDFTNAKDFIGDENVINITSRQDLRARLKGRESGGVFLTTVQKFAEDDQILSDRSNIICISDEAHRSQVNLDLKVKIDEVKGVTKSYGFAKYLHDSLPNATYVGFTGTPIDKTLEVFGDVIDQYTMFESVNDEITVRLVYEGRAAKVNLDYNKVQEIEQYYENVMREGASEYHVEASQKSIAKMDVVLGDSDRLSAIANDFITHYENRLKENATVAGKVMFVCTSRTIAYKLYIEILKLRPQWGEVMLAEGLTEREQIEIKPIERVKMVMTRNKDDDERLWNILGKEDKSELDRQFKQIKSNFKIAIVVDMWLTGFDVPFLDTIYIDKPLQTHNLIQTISRVNRKYPGKDRGLVVDYIGIKKNLNHALGLFNNQTADDDFEDITKAEIIVRDQIDLLRQFFHQFDTSDYYTGLPVARLNCLNRASELVLNTEDSENFFVNVTKKLKSAYNLVSGSELFTPTEVDEIHFYFAIKSIVVKLTKGDAPDTAQMNEKVAALMEEAIISEGVEEIFKLDDNKANAIDLFNDKFIEKISDLDLPNTKIKILERLLKQTIQDFKKVNKVKGQDFSGRLQSIINRYNERSEGDILDYEGIQFDTAEQMLDLIIKLRSEMDSFQDLGIDYEEKAFYDILDMICKQYGFEFDSDKMLELAKEIKAIVDSTARYPDWSDRDDIKAQLKMDIIVKLHQYGYPPITQDDVYKNVLEQAENFKKNR from the coding sequence ATGAAATATACCGAATTACAGCTAGAGCAATCATTTATACACCTTCTTACATCAGAACGTTACCGATACGTTAGCGGTGCCACTATAAATAGAACTTCTAATCAGGAGGTGTTACTCATGGAAGATTTGCGAAACCATCTGATAACTCGTTATTCTGACTTAGAAGAAATAGAATTAGAAAACCTAGTCAACGAAATAGCTTTTCAGTCCGCTTCTAACTTATACGAATCGAATAAATATATCTGCAAATTGCTATCGGATGGATTGATCTTCAAACGTAATAATCCTGCAAAGAAAGATTTACATATTCGCTATGTTGATGTCGACAATGTTTCTAATAATTTTTTTAAGATCGTCAATCAGTTGGAAATTCAAGGGACTGAATTGCGTATCCCTGATTTGATCTTATATATCAACGGCATACCTGTTGTTGTGTTTGAGTTTAAGACCACGATCGAAGAGGAGATCACGATTCACGATGCTTATAAGCAATTGACCATTCGATATCGCAGAGATATTCCTGAGCTGATGAAGTATAATGTCTTCTGTGTGATCAGCGATGGTGTGAATAATAAAGCAGGTACAGTATTTTCGTCCTACGAATTCTTTTATGGATGGAACAAGATCACTGGCGATGAGAAGAAAGCCTTAACGGGTATAGAAACCACCACATCTATTGTGCATGGTATGCTGAATCATAATAGGCTGCTCGATATTATTCATCACTTCGTACTGTTTCCAGATACCTCAAAGCACGAAGTCAAAATATTAACTCGTTATCCTCAATATTATGCCGCGAATAAACTGTATGAAAATATTCTAGCACACCGTAAACCTCATGGTGATGGAAAAGGGGGGACGTATTTTGGAGCCACGGGTTGTGGTAAAAGTTTTACCATGTTGTACTTGTCTCGGTTGCTGATGCGCTCGACTGATTTTGCTAGTCCCACGATCATTATCATTTCAGACCGTACTGATTTGGATGATCAGTTGTCTCGCGATTTTACAAATGCCAAAGATTTTATTGGGGATGAAAATGTCATCAACATCACCTCAAGACAGGATTTGCGTGCGCGGTTGAAAGGTAGAGAAAGTGGTGGTGTTTTTCTAACCACGGTTCAGAAGTTTGCTGAAGACGATCAAATACTATCCGACCGAAGCAATATCATTTGTATATCGGACGAAGCACATCGCTCGCAAGTCAATTTAGACCTCAAGGTAAAAATCGATGAGGTTAAAGGGGTCACTAAATCCTATGGTTTTGCGAAATACTTACATGATTCGTTGCCAAATGCAACGTATGTAGGGTTTACTGGAACACCGATAGACAAAACTTTGGAAGTATTTGGTGATGTCATCGATCAATATACGATGTTCGAATCGGTTAATGATGAGATCACCGTCCGGTTAGTCTATGAAGGGAGAGCAGCTAAGGTCAATTTGGATTATAATAAAGTTCAGGAGATCGAACAATATTATGAGAACGTCATGCGTGAGGGCGCTTCGGAATATCACGTGGAGGCCAGTCAAAAGTCGATTGCTAAAATGGATGTGGTGTTGGGTGATAGTGATCGCTTGAGCGCTATAGCGAATGATTTTATAACCCATTATGAAAATCGTTTGAAGGAGAATGCCACGGTTGCGGGCAAAGTGATGTTTGTCTGTACCTCGAGAACCATCGCTTACAAGCTATATATAGAAATTTTAAAGTTACGTCCGCAGTGGGGGGAGGTGATGTTGGCTGAAGGATTGACTGAAAGGGAACAGATAGAAATTAAGCCGATTGAACGTGTCAAGATGGTCATGACGCGGAATAAAGATGATGACGAGAGGTTATGGAATATCTTAGGAAAAGAAGATAAATCTGAATTAGATCGCCAGTTCAAGCAAATCAAGTCAAACTTTAAGATTGCTATTGTGGTCGATATGTGGTTGACTGGTTTTGATGTTCCTTTTTTGGATACCATTTATATCGATAAGCCTTTGCAAACGCATAATTTAATACAAACTATCTCCCGTGTCAATCGCAAGTATCCAGGGAAAGATCGTGGGTTAGTAGTTGATTATATCGGTATAAAGAAGAACCTCAATCATGCTTTGGGATTATTCAACAATCAAACTGCGGATGATGATTTTGAAGATATCACAAAAGCGGAGATTATCGTCAGAGATCAAATTGACCTATTACGTCAGTTCTTTCACCAGTTTGACACATCCGATTATTACACAGGTCTACCTGTTGCGAGATTAAATTGTCTGAATAGGGCTTCGGAGTTAGTTTTGAATACGGAGGATTCTGAAAACTTCTTTGTGAATGTGACTAAAAAATTGAAATCGGCATATAATTTAGTCAGCGGATCGGAGCTGTTTACCCCTACAGAGGTGGATGAAATCCATTTCTATTTTGCTATTAAATCTATTGTGGTCAAGCTGACCAAAGGTGATGCACCAGATACCGCTCAGATGAATGAGAAGGTGGCCGCGTTAATGGAAGAGGCGATCATCTCAGAAGGGGTGGAGGAGATATTCAAGTTGGATGACAACAAAGCTAATGCGATTGATTTGTTCAATGATAAGTTTATCGAAAAAATATCCGATCTGGATCTGCCTAATACCAAAATCAAGATATTAGAGCGGTTGCTAAAGCAAACTATACAAGATTTTAAGAAGGTCAACAAGGTAAAAGGACAGGATTTTTCGGGTCGTTTGCAGAGCATCATCAATAGATACAATGAGCGGAGCGAGGGCGATATTTTGGATTATGAAGGTATTCAGTTTGATACAGCCGAACAGATGTTGGATCTTATCATTAAGCTACGTTCCGAAATGGACTCCTTTCAAGACTTGGGTATTGATTATGAAGAAAAGGCATTCTACGACATCCTTGATATGATTTGTAAGCAGTATGGTTTTGAGTTCGATTCTGATAAAATGCTTGAACTAGCTAAAGAAATTAAAGCTATTGTAGATAGTACGGCTAGATATCCAGACTGGTCGGATCGGGATGACATTAAGGCTCAGTTGAAAATGGATATCATTGTTAAACTCCATCAATATGGTTATCCCCCGATTACTCAGGATGATGTATATAAGAATGTGTTAGAACAAGCAGAGAATTTTAAGAAGAATAGGTAA
- a CDS encoding ATP-dependent nuclease, translated as MKIISFGVNNFRGIGGGIDNNTVEFNKSNTIFLLGQNNAGKSSFLKAYEFFYKNSAPTVEDIYRMNSEHVIEFELVVQLDDYDFQKDSIANKREGLRKWLNPENMLKIKRSLKPKAGAKITFEKAENFTWDYQDNGWVAKNYGGIGLDTVFQAALPTPIFIKAMPTEAEAEAIINEILKQKATAHLEDKERQELKEAQAKIQELQNKLYNPVSIQSYKDEVNKYFQSLFPNTKIELTEKDKSKWTENSIGKSFSIHFEHNNMGERDVNIPTNHDRIGHGAVRSAIFSLLLLKDVAEEFERLENRKDYIVLFEEPELFLHPKLMKQLRSLIYKVSESDTPYQVLCASHSPQMIDITKEKSSLVRMIKTSEGTRLFQINDEFLKESKDIRTKDELKQEMNEVLRFNPFICESFYADEVILIEGPTEEIILRGYLNEVQTSKDIFVVNCGTVNNIPFFQKIFSRFNIKYHVICDSDAAEIMARDIYGFIPFETGIQKSIYQQFKLDQEKESYSCGLFQVNIPTFEPAHQCGDISQNLRYPQDYLVNDGKPYNANLYWKNVLHPNLEKEDVNNVPIIKFLKNIVAHN; from the coding sequence ATGAAAATAATCTCATTTGGAGTAAACAACTTTCGAGGTATTGGTGGCGGTATCGATAATAACACTGTTGAATTCAATAAATCCAATACGATCTTTTTATTAGGGCAAAATAACGCGGGTAAATCTAGTTTTTTGAAAGCTTACGAGTTTTTTTACAAGAATTCCGCTCCTACGGTCGAAGATATTTACAGGATGAATTCTGAACATGTTATTGAGTTCGAACTTGTGGTTCAATTAGATGATTATGATTTTCAGAAAGATTCCATTGCGAACAAAAGAGAGGGGTTGCGAAAGTGGCTCAATCCCGAAAACATGCTAAAGATCAAGCGTTCTTTAAAACCTAAAGCTGGCGCGAAAATAACCTTTGAAAAAGCTGAGAATTTTACCTGGGATTATCAAGATAATGGATGGGTCGCGAAGAATTATGGTGGTATAGGCTTAGATACCGTATTCCAAGCCGCTTTACCTACCCCAATTTTTATAAAGGCCATGCCAACTGAAGCAGAGGCAGAAGCGATAATTAATGAGATTCTTAAGCAGAAAGCTACTGCTCATCTTGAAGACAAAGAAAGGCAGGAATTAAAGGAAGCGCAAGCTAAAATTCAGGAATTGCAAAATAAGCTGTACAATCCTGTGTCAATACAGTCTTATAAAGACGAAGTGAATAAGTACTTCCAATCTTTATTCCCTAATACTAAAATAGAGTTAACTGAAAAGGACAAGTCTAAATGGACTGAAAACTCCATTGGCAAAAGCTTCTCTATACATTTTGAACATAACAACATGGGAGAAAGAGATGTTAATATACCTACCAATCACGATCGTATAGGGCACGGGGCTGTCAGGTCTGCTATTTTTTCATTACTGTTACTTAAAGATGTTGCAGAGGAATTCGAAAGACTTGAAAATAGGAAGGACTATATTGTTTTGTTTGAAGAACCTGAGTTGTTTTTGCACCCTAAATTAATGAAGCAGCTTCGTAGTTTAATATATAAAGTCAGTGAGTCTGATACCCCGTACCAAGTGTTGTGTGCCTCTCATTCTCCACAGATGATCGATATCACGAAAGAAAAATCTTCACTTGTTAGGATGATCAAAACTTCTGAAGGCACACGTCTATTTCAAATAAATGACGAATTCTTGAAAGAATCGAAAGATATAAGAACTAAGGACGAACTTAAACAGGAAATGAATGAGGTTTTGAGATTCAATCCGTTTATATGTGAATCTTTTTATGCCGATGAGGTGATTTTGATTGAGGGACCGACGGAAGAAATTATCCTAAGAGGATATCTAAATGAAGTACAGACGTCGAAGGATATTTTTGTCGTAAACTGCGGGACTGTCAATAATATTCCTTTTTTTCAAAAAATATTTTCTCGATTCAACATTAAATATCACGTAATATGCGATTCAGATGCTGCAGAAATTATGGCGCGAGATATCTACGGTTTTATTCCTTTTGAAACCGGGATTCAAAAATCAATTTATCAGCAATTTAAATTAGATCAAGAAAAGGAAAGTTATTCGTGTGGTTTATTTCAAGTAAATATTCCAACGTTTGAACCAGCGCATCAGTGTGGTGATATTTCTCAAAATTTGAGATACCCGCAAGATTACTTAGTGAATGATGGTAAACCCTATAATGCTAACCTTTATTGGAAGAATGTTTTGCACCCAAATTTGGAAAAGGAAGACGTAAATAACGTTCCTATCATCAAATTCTTGAAGAATATAGTAGCTCATAACTAA
- a CDS encoding restriction endonuclease subunit S, producing MSYKRLGDMVKFISNKNTDGNATVLFGINIDKFFMPSVANIIGVDLKKYKVVKKYQFACNRMHVGRDKRLPISMSTFGYDFIVSPAYDVFEVTSSDVLPEYLMLWFRRKEFDRQCWFYTDADVRGGLHLDALKSIEVKIPSIEEQRQIVAQYETIANKIKVNEQICEKLEATAQAIYKHWFVDFEFSNEAGKLYKSSGGKMVWNDELGKEIPEGWGIVKLQHLIDNDYIFKNQDGNHGEIHPKSSDFVHKGVPFVMVNNVKKYCADLTNCNFISNDQARKLRIGFAKDNDVLITHKATIGKTVMLFTNHEKVVLTPQITYYRIKDKHKMRSSFLYSVFKSQEFQNQFAAFSEQSTRSYLSILNQRFLEILLPTSNVIINYDKQTAVLLKQIYNYTQINQKLKQLQSLLLSRLATLEK from the coding sequence ATGAGTTATAAAAGATTGGGTGATATGGTCAAATTTATCAGTAACAAAAATACTGATGGAAATGCCACGGTATTATTTGGGATTAATATTGATAAATTCTTTATGCCATCCGTGGCAAATATTATTGGTGTTGATTTAAAGAAATATAAAGTTGTAAAGAAATACCAATTTGCCTGTAATAGAATGCACGTAGGGCGTGATAAAAGATTGCCTATTTCTATGTCAACTTTCGGTTATGACTTTATTGTTTCTCCAGCTTACGATGTTTTTGAAGTCACATCTTCTGATGTTTTGCCAGAATATTTGATGTTATGGTTTAGACGTAAAGAATTTGACAGGCAATGTTGGTTCTATACAGATGCTGACGTTAGGGGCGGACTTCATTTAGATGCGTTGAAGTCGATTGAAGTAAAGATTCCTAGCATCGAAGAACAGCGACAGATTGTAGCACAATACGAGACTATAGCTAACAAAATAAAAGTCAACGAGCAGATCTGCGAAAAATTGGAGGCTACAGCACAGGCTATATACAAACACTGGTTTGTAGATTTTGAGTTTTCTAATGAAGCGGGAAAACTTTATAAATCTTCCGGCGGTAAAATGGTTTGGAATGATGAGCTTGGGAAGGAGATTCCCGAGGGGTGGGGGATAGTAAAACTACAGCATTTGATTGACAATGATTATATTTTCAAAAATCAAGATGGTAATCACGGTGAAATACATCCTAAGTCTTCTGATTTTGTACATAAAGGTGTTCCATTTGTTATGGTAAACAATGTAAAGAAATATTGTGCAGATTTAACAAACTGTAATTTTATTTCCAATGATCAAGCTCGAAAGTTGAGAATTGGATTTGCTAAAGATAATGACGTTCTTATAACACATAAGGCAACAATAGGTAAAACCGTAATGCTCTTTACAAACCATGAGAAAGTAGTATTAACTCCACAAATAACTTACTATCGTATAAAAGATAAACATAAAATGCGGTCATCATTTCTCTATAGTGTTTTTAAATCACAAGAATTTCAGAATCAGTTCGCAGCATTTTCAGAGCAATCGACTAGAAGCTATTTAAGCATTTTAAATCAGAGATTTTTGGAAATTCTTCTACCAACGTCAAACGTTATTATAAATTACGATAAGCAAACAGCGGTTTTATTAAAGCAGATATACAATTACACACAAATAAACCAAAAACTTAAGCAACTACAAAGCTTATTGTTGTCGCGTTTGGCAACGTTGGAGAAGTGA
- a CDS encoding type I restriction-modification system subunit M — protein MAKKVQTKSTEEILWDSANKLRGSVEPSEYKHVVLSLIFLKFANDKFLKRREELRHEGKDAFLEIPEFYQAENVFYLPEESRWTYVMEQAKQEDITLKIDSALKTIERTNKSLEGALPDNYFSRLGLDQSKFSALLDTINNIDTLKDESHDIVGRVYEYFLSKFAIAEGKGKGEFYTPKTIVNLIAEMIEPYKGKIYDPSCGSGGMFVQSLKFIENHKGNKKDISIYGQELTNTTFKLAKMNLAIRGISSNMGMKAADTFSDDQHKDLKADYIMANPPFNLKDWRAENELMNDPRWAGYEVPPKSNANYAWILNMISKLSQNGVAGFILANGALSGGGEEYKIRKQIIENDLVEAILILPQSMFYSTDISVTIWILNRNKSERIVEVNDGIKNYRNRKGKVLFMDLRQKGEPFEKKFIQFGEEEITDIAIHYHNWQQQNWRETYQDIPEYSYSASLEEMRKKDYSLVPSKYIEFVNRDESLDYDEQMQSLQAELKDLFQQESKLKGEVSNVFKTLGYEL, from the coding sequence ATGGCTAAAAAAGTCCAGACTAAATCTACTGAAGAAATTCTTTGGGATTCCGCGAATAAACTACGAGGCTCTGTTGAACCTTCTGAATATAAGCATGTTGTTTTGAGTCTAATATTTTTAAAATTTGCTAACGACAAGTTTCTAAAGCGTAGAGAAGAACTGCGGCATGAAGGGAAAGATGCCTTCTTGGAAATTCCAGAATTCTATCAAGCGGAAAATGTATTTTATTTACCTGAAGAATCTCGGTGGACGTATGTTATGGAGCAGGCCAAACAAGAAGACATCACTTTAAAAATCGATTCGGCACTAAAAACTATCGAGCGAACTAATAAATCGTTAGAAGGTGCATTGCCTGACAATTATTTCTCCCGATTGGGATTAGATCAGTCGAAGTTCTCGGCATTGTTAGATACGATCAATAATATCGATACACTGAAAGACGAATCTCATGATATCGTAGGACGCGTGTACGAGTATTTTCTTTCCAAGTTTGCTATCGCAGAAGGTAAAGGAAAGGGTGAATTCTACACGCCCAAGACTATTGTGAATTTGATAGCAGAAATGATCGAGCCTTACAAAGGTAAGATTTATGACCCTTCCTGTGGTTCAGGTGGTATGTTTGTACAATCCTTAAAATTCATAGAAAACCATAAAGGAAATAAAAAAGATATTTCTATCTATGGGCAGGAGCTCACGAATACGACTTTCAAATTGGCTAAGATGAATCTCGCGATTCGTGGTATTTCGTCGAATATGGGCATGAAAGCAGCCGATACATTTAGTGATGATCAACACAAGGATCTGAAAGCAGACTATATTATGGCTAATCCTCCTTTTAACTTAAAAGATTGGCGCGCTGAGAATGAATTGATGAATGATCCTCGCTGGGCGGGCTACGAAGTACCACCGAAGTCAAACGCGAATTATGCATGGATTCTGAATATGATCTCAAAGCTTTCTCAGAATGGCGTTGCCGGATTTATTTTGGCGAACGGTGCTTTGAGCGGTGGTGGTGAGGAATATAAAATCCGGAAGCAGATTATCGAAAATGATTTGGTGGAAGCTATTTTAATTTTGCCTCAATCTATGTTTTATTCAACCGATATTTCAGTGACGATATGGATTTTGAACCGAAATAAATCCGAAAGAATAGTTGAAGTGAACGACGGTATAAAAAATTATCGTAACCGAAAAGGTAAAGTTTTGTTCATGGATTTGCGTCAGAAAGGTGAGCCGTTTGAAAAGAAATTTATTCAGTTTGGTGAAGAAGAGATTACTGACATTGCTATCCATTATCACAACTGGCAACAGCAAAACTGGCGGGAAACGTATCAGGATATCCCTGAATATTCTTACAGTGCCAGTTTGGAAGAAATGCGTAAGAAAGATTATTCTTTGGTGCCGAGTAAATATATTGAATTCGTCAACCGTGATGAAAGTCTGGATTATGATGAACAGATGCAAAGCTTACAGGCCGAACTGAAAGATCTCTTTCAACAAGAAAGCAAGTTGAAAGGAGAGGTTTCCAATGTTTTTAAAACTTTAGGATATGAGTTATAA